CAATCATGGCGTCGCGGGCATTGACCACAAGGTTGAAAAAGACCTGCTCCAGCCGGTTGGCGTGGGCCTTAATCGGGGCATCCGCCAGAAGGTCAAGCGTAATGTCGATCCCTTGCAAAGCCAATTCATGGCCGATCATGGTAAACACGCCACGAATTGGCTCGTTAATATCCACTTTCTCCAGCCTGGGTTCGGACTTGCGACCGAAATCGCGCAGATGGCCGATTATGCCCGCAGCCCGGTCCACCTGCTGGCTGACCTGCTCGGTGACTGTGGCCAAGGCCGCCGGTGTAGGAGAATTGCCGCTCTCCACCACCATCTTCAGGTAGTCGCTGCCGATTTTGATGGCATTGAGCGGCTGGTTCAGTTCGTGGGCGATGCCGGCGGACATCTCGCCCAGGGTCTTCATTTTGCTGGCCTGGATGAGCTGGGCGTCTTTTTCCACCAGCTCGGTGATGTCGGTGGCCGACACAATGACCGCATCGCGCCCCCGGTAGGCGATGCGGCAGGCGTGGACGTTGACGTAGAGCGGATTGCCGTCTTTTCGCACATGGCGCAGCTTGGGAAAAAGCACCCGGCCCGGGGCGTCGCGGTCGCGCAGATAGCCGGCCACGCCTCCGCCATCGGCTTCCGGCTCCAGATCGGCTACATTGCGGCCGGACAGTTCCTTGCGCCCGTAGCCGTACACCGCCTCGGCCTGGGAATTGGCATCGAGGATGCGGCCGCTCCCCGCATCGACCACAAAGACGGGATCGGGGTTGCTGTCGAAAAGGGAGCGGTATTTCTCCTCGGACTCACGCAACCGGCGGCGGTACAGGCGGATGCTCCAGATCATGTTGCTAAAGGACTCGGCGAGCTGGGCCACTTCGTCGCCGCCGCCGTCTTTGCGGTAGAACCGGCACTCCCGGCAGGTGCGGGAATTGACCAGACTGGAGGTCTCGGAATCGGCGCGATTTTGATCGAAATGCCAGCAGGGCAGATCCGTGTCGGCATAGGCTTGGCAGTGTTTGACGGCGTCGTCGGACAGGCCGAGCATGGCTTCGGGCGCATCCATACTGCCCCGGCTGATGGCGTCGGCAGCCTGGGTCAGCCGGGAAAGCGGCCGGGCCACGGCATTGGACAGGCGAAGGACAATGAGGAACATGACCACGGTGACGGCTGTGATAAAACCCAAAAAGGTGGTGCGTAGTTTTCCCACCAGGGAATCGATGTGGCTCTTGGACAGCCCGACATGGACTGCGCCCAGCGTGTAAATGCCTTCGCGCACGGGAACTGCAATGTCGATGGCCTGGGCGCTGTCAAAATCAACCAGATCAATGCCGTACTCCCGGTTCTCGGACAGGGGATTAATCTTGCGCAGGTCCTCGGGAAACGGCCGGATAAAGGTGTTGGCCAGGATGCGTCCTTCATTGTCCCGGATGAAAATGTAGGAAACCAGCACCTTGCGTTCGCCAAGTTGGGCCGCGTCGAACACCAAGCTGACCAGATTGGCCCGGTCCTTGTCCAGGATAAAGCCGCTGGCCCGTTCGGCAATGCTCTGGCCGATGGCCACGCCGCGCTGTTCGAGTTCGCGGTTAAGACTCGTCACCAAAATCCAGCGGGCCAGGATGGCAATGACGGCGCTGACCAGGAGCACCACCGCCATGGTGCCGCCAAACATCTTGAGCTTTAAGCTGACCCGTTGGGGAAACGGCATACGGTTACCGGTCGGATCCGACTGCGCCAGGGCCGCCTGCGCCGTCGAGTTCAGTGGGAACAGACGTCATCTTGGCCGAAGCCGCCAGGATCTCCTTGATGCGCCCCCAATCCGTGACCATCTGAAAGTGGCCGTGGTCAAACCGGGTGAAATAGACCCGTTCCAGGCCCTGATGGCGGTCTTTGGCGAAGCTGACTGGACTGGCGATGCCCACGGAAAAATTGGTGATGGATTCGATGGCGTCGAGGAAGTGTTCCCGGGTCAGTTCCCGACCGGCCCGGCGAAGGCCCTCGACCAGCACCCGGGCGTTTATAAACCCTTCCAAGCCGACCACATTGGGGCGTTCCTCGGGAAAGGAACGGGCCAGGAGCCGGGCGTAGTCCATAACCCCGGTCAACAACGCAGCCGCCTCAGGCAGATCCGGCGGCGGCGCCACCTGGGACATCAAAAGCGGCGTGTCGTCGCCGGGTCCGAGAATCCGGGCAATCTCGTCGGCTCCGACAAAGGAGACGGCATAAAAAAGACCCCGGTAGCCCCTGGCCCGGGCCAGCTTGATGGCCTTGGCGCAGGGACCGTAGGTGCCGATCATCACGATGGCCTGGGGATTGGCTTCCAAGAGACGCCCCACCCCCTCCTCCACGTCCATGGTGCCCCGGATGTAGGACCCACGGGCCACCGGGGCCAGCCCCAGGGATTTGAGCGCCATTTCCGTGCCCTTGAGTCCGTCAAAGCCGTAGGCGTCGTACTGATACAGCACAGCCACCCGGTCAAAGCCGAGATCGCTGACGAGATGGTCTACGGCAGCGGCAGTCTCCTGGTAATATGAGGCCCGGATGTTGACGATGTAGCGGCGAAACGGAAAACGCAGGACATCGGCCCCGGTGAAGCTGCCGACAAGCGGCACACGGGCTTCTTCCAAAAGCGGAATGATCTTGGCGGTGGTCGGGGTGCCGACGTAGCTGAACAGACAGAACACGCGGTCTTCGACAATGAGCTGTTGGGTGTTGGCCACGCAGCGCGGCGGGTCGTAGCCGTCATCAAGGGTGATGAGCTTGATGGTCCGCCCGGCCACCCCGCCGGCTTCATTGACGGCGTTTAGATAGGCCTGCGCCCCGTAAAGCGTCTGTTTGCCAAGATAGCTGGCATGGCCGGTGAGCGGCAGGGAACAGCCGATGGTCACGGTGTCGCTGGTGACGCCCGGGGTGCTGGTCGCACCTTTTTCAGGCGACGACTCTCCCGAACAGGCGGCCAGGACGACGGTCACGACGCAGGCGGCCAACACGGCCAAGCCTCGCATGCGGCGGGAAATTGGTGTGGAGATGCCCATGGCTGAGGATAGCAGACGAGGCCAGGGGTTGGTCAACCGGTGTGACGGGCCAAACGGGCCGGCCGGACCGGCCGCGCAAACCGCCGCAGTCGGGAGGCCGTGGCAGCGGCCTCCCGAAGCGGACGGAAGCGGGAACCTAACCGAGAACCCGAAGCGGACGCATGACCTTCGCCAGGAAGGCCTTGCGGCTTAAGGGCCGTGGTCCGGCGTCTCCGAACTGGACGTATTTGTAGTAGGCGCTGGGCGGGAACGGGCACAGGAAGATGACCCGCACCGAATCAGCGTCCACCAGCTCGGCCTTGGGGAACTTGACCTTGAGCTTTCCCAGGCGTTCCCGGGCCATGGCCAACATTTCGTCACGGTCGCCGAAGTTCATGGTGCCGGTGGGACAGGTCTTCACGCATGAAGGCACCATGCCGGCATGGATGCGGTCGTTGCACAGGTCGCACTTGTACATGAGCTTGGTGGCCGCATCGACGCGGGGAATGTCATAGGGACAGGCCTCGCGCACACCCTGGGCGTTTAAGCCCTTGCACTTCTCAGTAAACACCACGGCCCCGGTCTCAGGGTCCTGGACAATGGCGTCAGGGACTTCGGAATCACCGACCATCTTGCAGGGCGCATCCAGGCAGTGGCGGCATTGGTCCGGAAAGAACAGCCACTGGAACGTGTCGTCGATGGTGGTTTCGGTAAAGCGCACCACTTTGAGCGTCTGCCAGGACAGATCCGGCGGATTCTGGTGCGAACCGGTATTTTCCGTTTGCTCCACGGGTTTATTCTTCCACTGCTTGCAGGCGATCTGGCAACCCCGACAGCCGGTGCAGCGCGACAGGTCGACAAAGAAGCTCTTTCCATTCATGGCGTCGGTCCTCCCTAGGCCTTGCGCACGTTGACCATGAAGGCCTTGGTCTCGGGGATGCCCGTATTGGGATCGCCGACTGACGGACACAGGATGTTGGCCGAATCACCGCCGTTTTTGGGCCAGGTCCAGCCATAATGCCAGGGGATGCCCACCTGGTGGATGGTCTGGCCAAGCACGGTAAACGGCTGGATGCGTTCGGTGACGATGGCCTTGGCCCAAAGCGACCCGCGGGTGCAGTCGAGAATGACCTTTTCACCGTTTTTAATGCCGCGCATCGTGGCCAGCTCCGGGCTCATCTCGCAGAACATCTGCGGTTCCGCCTCAAGGAGCCAGGGAGAGTTGCGGGTCATGACGCCGGTCTGCCAGTGCTCGGTCACCCGGTAGGTGGAGCAGATAAACGGATACCGGGGATCGCAGGAGGCGTGAATGTCGGCCGGGCCGGTGAACTTGAGCGCCGTCGGGTTGTGCAATTGCTTGGAGAAGGGGTTCTCGGCAATGGGACACTCCAGCGGCTCGTAGTGCTCGGGCAAGGGGCCGTCGTTGCGGCCCGGGCCAAAGATCTGGCCCATGCCGTCGCCGGTCATGATAAACGGGAACTTGCCCTTTTCGGTGTCGGCCATGGGTGGCCAGGGACCGTCAGGCACATCGCCTTCCCATTTGCCGTTGACCCAGGCAATGACCGGCTTGTCCGGCTGGTAGGGCTTGCCTTGGGGATCGACCGAGGCACGGTTGTAGAGCACCCGGCGGTTGACCGGCCAGGCCCAGGACCAGGCCGGGAACAACCCGATCTTGGCCTGCATGGCCGTTTGGGACTTATCGCGCCGGGCGGACATGTTCTTGTCGGTGTAGGAACCGCAATAGACCCAGGTGCCGGAGCAGGTGGAGCCGTCGTTTTGCAGCAGGGCAAAGCTCGGCACCGGATCACCGGGCTTAAAGGTCTTGTCCGCGTCGCCGACCTTGAGGGTTTTTTCCGTGAGGAAATAGCCGTTGATGCGCTTGGCGACCTTGTGGGGATCGTAGATGTGGTTGGTGGCCACATCCCAATTGAGGTTTTTGATGGGATCGGGATAGGCCCCGCCTTCTTTGGCGTAAAGCTCCCGGATCTTTTCAAACAACTCATAGATAATATCGCCATCGGGCTTGGAGTCGCCGGACGGTGCCTGGGCCACATTGCGCCACTGCATCCAACGGCCGGAGTTGGAGATGGAGCCTTCCTTTTCAAAGGACACGGCGCACGGCAGATAAAAGACCTCGGTCTTGATCTTCTTGGGGTCCATGCCCGGGCCCTTCCAGAAGGAACCGGTCTCGGTCTCGAACATGTTGACCGTGACCATCCAGTCAAGCTTGGTCATGGCCTCACGGGTCTTGTTGGAGTTGGCGGTGCTGGCGGCCGGATTCTGGCCCCAGGCGAAAAAGCCCTTGAAGGCTCCGCCAAGCATGACGTCAAACAGCGACAGCCAGGAGTAGTCCTTGCCCGGCTCAAGCTTGGGCAGATAGGAATAGCCGGTGTCGAGATCCTGGTTGGGATACATCGACTTGATGAAGCTGGCCAGGTACTTGGGCCGGTTGCCCCACCAGTTGGCGCTTTGCGGTTCCTTGGTGACCGGGGTGTTCTTCTCGTTGTACTCGGCCAGGGTCTGCATCGCCGCCGTGGGCGTGGGGATGTAGCCGGGCAGAATGTGGAAGAGCAGCCCCTGGTCGGTGGAACCCTGGACGTTGGCCTCGCCGCGCAGGGCGTTAATGCCGCCGCCGGCCACACCCATGTTGCCAAGAAGCAGCTGGATGATGGACATAGCGCGGATGTTCTGTACGCCGACGGTGTGCTGGGTCTGGCCCATGGCGTAGAGCATGGTGCCGGACTTTTCCGGTTTGCCCGTGGCGGCGTAGGTCTGGTAGACCTTCTGCAAATCGGCCACCGGGGTGCCGGTAATAGCCGAAACAGACTTCATGTCATAACGGTCGTAATGGGCCTTCATGATCTGGTAAACGCAACGAGGATCTTTGAGGGTCGGATCCTTCTTGATGCGTCCCTGGTCGTCCTTGGCAAAGCTCCAGGTCGACTTGTCATAGGCGCGCTTCTCAGCGTCAAAGCCGCTGAACAGGCCGTCCTTGAAGTCGTACTTGTCGCCCAGGATAAACGAGGCATTGGTATAATTGACGACGTAGTCTTTAAAGATCAGGTTGTTGGCCAGGATGTACCGGATGAGACCGCCGAAGAAGGGAATATCGGAGCCGGACCGGAGCCGGGCAAACACGTCGGCATGCTGGGACGTACGGGTGTAGCGCGGATCCACGTGGATCATGGTCGCGCCCTTGTCCTTGGCCCGAAGCACCCATTTAAACGAGATGGGATGGTTCTCGGCGGCGTTGCTGCCGATAATGAAAATGCAATCCGAATTGACGATGTCGATCCAGTGGTTCGTCATCGCCCCGCGTCCGAACGACTCTGCCAGAGCCGCTACAGTTGCGCTGTGTCAGATACGGGCCTGGTGCTCAATGTAACTTAACCCCATGGCCCGGAGCATGGCCTGGTAGATCCAGCATTCTTCGTTGTCCATAGCGGCGGAACCGACCGAGGCGATGCCTTCGCAGCGGTTGACCACCCGGCCCTTGCTGTCCTTGGTCGTAAAGCTGCCGTCGCGGGCTTCCTTGACCTTGCGGGCAATGCGGTCGAGCGCCCAATCCCAGGATTTTTCTTCCCAGTTCTCGCTGTAGGGAGCACGGTACATGACTTTGAGAATACGGCGGTCGTTTTTCCCAAGCTGGTAATGGGACGCACCCTTGGGACACAGAGCGCCTTCGTTGATCGGATGGTCGGGATCGCCCTCAATGTTGACCACCCTCCCCTTGCCGTCCTTGTCCGTGCTGGCTATGAGCCCGCAGCCCACCGAACAGTAGCAGCACACCGAGGTGGTCTGCTTGGTGAACTTGAGTTTGGCCGCCTGCGCTTCAGCATAGGCCGGCTTCAGATCGAAGCCGAGTCCGCCGAAAGCGGTCACTGCGGTCGTCGCGCCAGCAATTTTCAGGAACTCTCGCCGGTTCCACTCCATGGTCCGTCTCCTTGCCGCTAGGCGTTCATCACAATCCCGCCGCCAGGCTTGCGGCGTCGGGCTTTGACCCGTGTGGTGTTATGCTAAATTTAGCATAAGTTAAAAATAACATATACTTCAGTGCAAAGGATCACTCTTTATCTAAAAAGCGGGCCGCACGGGGTCAAAGAAAACCGTATTAGTTAAGATCTGGCACTAACGAGGCAATGTTGGCGAGTAAAATCGGCAGGATATCCTGGTCTCGATGGTTGTAGCGAAACTCCAACTCCTTCAGATAGAGCGGAAATTTCCGGGCTGTGACGCCATGAAACCGGATCAGCCGCTCCCGGGCATACGGCCAGAACCCGGCCTGTCGGGGGTCGACCTCAGGAGCCCGGCCGGCCACCTCGACCAACCGGCGGTTGAGCAGCTCCGAGCCGCAGGCGACCAGGGCGTCATAGCGCAGATACCGATCGGAATAGACAATGGACCCCAGGCGCGACAGGGGCAGGGAGAAATTACGGTTGAAATGCAGTAGATCCTGCGGGGCAAGGGTTGGCAGATAATCGATAAACACCATGTCGCCGCGTTCCAGAATGCCAAAGACCGGAATGGCGGCCAGGGGCGCCTCGGGACCGTCGGGCCGCATGGCGCGCGCCGCCGAACCGAGTTCAGCGCCGAGCGGACTTTTCAGAATCTCCAAGCCGTCCAGGCTGGCGGCCAGGATGGACAGGCGAACCACCGTGGCGGCCTTGTAGGCGGTGTTGTAGGCCATCCCCAGGGCGGCGGCCATGGCGTGGGCGGTTTCGTCAGCGGCAAAAAGAACCAGCAGGCGCAGCCACTGGCGCGGCGTGAGGCCAGCCAGGCCGGCGAACCGGCCGGACAGGGCATGAAAAGTGTAGCGACACGAGGCACAACGCACCCGCCCCTCGGCCAGGACATAGGCCTTGCCCGTCCCGCATCGCGGACACACGGGACGCCCTGCGGGCCAGCAATGGCGTTCCAGGAACTTCCGAGCGCTCTCCTCGGTCCGGACATGCCGGGTCAGATCAAGAGCCATGCAGCCTGCAGCCTAGCCGCCAATAGCCGACATGTCCCTGGCCTTGGACGTGCCTCCGGGGTTTAAGACCTCGTAGCCAAGCGGTTTGGTCCGCAGAGCCATGGCAATGATCTGGCGGACCTTGGGCAGGCCCAGGACGGGATTGCGCAGGATGGGTCGCAGCCGGTACTCGCGCTCGGAAAAAAGGCAGGTGCGAAGCTTGCCGTCGGCCGTGATGCGCAGGCGATTGCAGTTGTCGCAGAAGTGTTCGCTTAAAGGCGAGATGACGCCGAACCGGCCAGCCCCGTCCACAATGCGGTGCATCTTCGCCGGACCGCCGGCGGCCCGGTCATGGTCGTCAGGCACGAGTTCGGCCGTGCGGGCGGCCATGGACAGCACGTCCCGGGCCGAGATGTAGTTTTCCGAGCGCCACAGATTCCCATCGCCGACCGGCATGAATTCGATAAAGCGCACGTCGATGGGTGCGGCCTTGGCCATGGCGACAAAATCCGGAATTTCCACGGTGTTGATGCCTCGAAGGGCCACGGCGTTGAGTTTCACCCGCAGTCCGGCGGCCAGGCATTCATCCAAGGCCCGGCGCACGGCATCCAGGCGGTCATGCCCGGTGATGCGTTCAAATTTCTCCCGATCCAGCGTGTCCAGGGAGATATTGACGGCGCGCACGCCAAGCTCGGCCAGGGTGGCCGGATGGCCGGCCAACAGGGTGGCGTTGGTAGTGATGCGCAGGTCCACATCGGGAAAGCGGGTGCGGATCGAGGCCACAAAGGTCATGAAATCGCGCCGGGCAAACGGTTCCCCGCCGGTCAGCCGGACCTTGGTGATGCCCATGTCCCGGGCCAGGGACACAAGGTCGAGCAGTTCCTCGTAGCGCAGGATTTTGTCGTGGGGAATGAAGGTGATGCTGCCCTTGGGGCGGCAGTACATGCAGGCGAGGTTGCAGCGATCGGTGACGGACAGGCGCAGGTAGCTTACCTCACGGCCTCGCCCATCGCGCAGTACGGCGGCATTGCCGGTCATATCCCCTCCTCCATGCCTCGGGCCCGGATCAGGTCCGGCGGCGAATTGACGTTGAAAAAGGCCCGGGCTGCGGCAGAGTCCTCCCGGCTGTAATCGACATGGCAGCGCAGTTCTTCAGGGAAAATCGCCGAAAGTCGGCGCTGACCCGCCAGCAGACAGCGTCGCAACACCTCGGCCCCGGCCGGATCGTAGATGGCCACCAGGGATTCCACAAACCCTGTCTCGATGATGCGGTAGGTGGTCATGATCGCCGTATTGGGGCGTTCTCTCCAGGCGGCAATCAACCGTACCAGGGTGGCTTCATCCAAAAAGGGGAGATCGCACGACACAACCAGACACGGCCGGCCCGTGGCGGCAAGGACGGAAAGCACCCCACCGGCCGGCCCAAGCTCAGGGGTTTCGTCAGCCACCCAGGGGACGGCCAGTTCAAAGGGCGACGGGTCGCGCCCGGACACCAGCACCTCGCCGGTGACGGCGGCCACGGTATTGGCCACCCGCCGAAACAGCGGCTGGCCAAAAAACGTCAGCCAGGCTTTGTCCCGGCCCATGCGACTGCTTTTGCCGCCAGCCAGGATAACGCCAAGAGGCATCGGCCCGGTCGGGGTCACATGCCGACCCTGCCGCTTGGATCGGTAAAGACCGTGAAGCGTTCCTCGGCGTCCCGGGCGAACCCGACCAGGGTGATGCCGGCCTCCTGGGCCGCAGTCAACGCCGCTCCGGTCACGGCCGAGCGGCTCACCACCATACGGATGCCGGCCCGCAGCGCCTTGTGCATCATGCTGGCCGTCACCCGGCAGGACAGGAACAGGACCAACTCCGGCAGGCAAAGCCCCAGGCGCAGGCCGTAGCCGGCCAGCCGGTCCAGGCAGTTGTGGCGGCCGATATCTTCGGCCCGCACGACAAATTCGCCGATCCCGGTGTCGTAAAGCGCTGCCCGGTGAAAGCAGCCGGTATCGTTCCAAAGCCCGGGCTCGGCGATAAACCGGCGCATCAGGCCAAGCAGTTCGGCTGCCGGCAGCCCTCGGGGCAGGGCCGTATCCGGGGCCGGGCGCGTGTCGGGCCGGACGTCCAAATCAAAAAAAAGACCCTCGGCCGCTGTCATGACCGGAAGCTGTCCCGCCGGGAGCATATCCAGGGCAGCATGGCCAAGGACCAGTACTTCCGGGTCAAGCGGCGCGGCATAAAGCGTTTTTTTCCCAACGCCGGCGACCGTCAGGGTGACCCGGATCTCCGTGGCCACGTCGTCGGTGATGTCGGAAAACCTGCCGTTGCGGTAGCGACGACAGGGCACGGATCGGGTCAGGGGCGCATCAAGCATTAAAACCCCCAGGCGGACAATACCGGCCGGTTATACCCCTGTCCCCGGGCCGCCATGTCCAGGGTCAGGGATTCCAGGTCGTCCAGGACCGGGACGCTGGCCCGGTCAAATTCCCGAAAATCCGTGGTTTTGATATAGCACTTGCAGGTCAGGCAGACATGCACGAAATACCCCGGCTCTTCCGCCGCAGAAAATACTTCGAGTTTTTTGGCGTCTTCCTCGCCGCAATACGGGCACATGAGGCGTCTGGCCCGGTATTCGAGCTGGCAAAAGGAGCAGGTCAGATGCCTGGCCCCTTCCTTGCCCACAAGCCGGGCCATGAGCGGCGGGCTGGCGCAGGTCGGGCATTGGCCGAACTCCCAGGAGCGGTCGACGGGGAAATGGGCGTGGACCGCCTCGCTCACGGCCGCCAGCCGGGGGGCCAGAGCTGCCTGGACGAGAAAATTGAGCAGCCGCGGCGCACTGGGCGTGCGTTCGCCAAAGGCCGCAAAGAAGCTGTCGTCCCCGGCCAGATGTTGGCGTACGGCCTTGGCCAGATCAAGTTCGCCGGACTGTCTGGCTGCGGCAATACCATCCATGGCTTGAACCAGATGGGCTTCATTGTCCCGGACAAAACCGGACAACTCGTCAAAAAGGGCCTCCATCCGGACCATGTCCACAGGGAAAGCATCACGGGCCAACATGGGCGCCCCGCGCAGGACCCGCTCAATGTCTTCAAGCATCCCGGGAACAATCTCCACGGACTCCGAGGCCCTGGCTGCAAGCTGCGCCTTGGCCGTGGCTGCAACCAAAGCCAGCATGGAAGCCGGCAGGACCGTTTTCTTCGACAGGGCTTCGAGTTTTTTAGTCAATAATTTAGATTCGTTGTCTGCATCGAAGGGCATGATGACTCCTTAAAAACGGTCCCGGTTGCCAGAGACGCCCGGGCCTTGATGACATTATGGTGACGCAAACCGGGAATGGCAAGGAAACAGATGCCCCCACCAACCGGCACGAGGCGTTCCGCCGAGCCTGGGGCTACTGGGCCACTGGCAACCGGACCAACGGCGCCGGTGTTTGTGTGGGCAATTGGTCAATACAGACCGGCGCTGTCAAGGGCGTCGCCGTATTTCCGGAGCGGTTTCCGACCTCCCGGAGGCGTTTTCCCCACTTGCCGGGACAGGAGAGGCAAGCGGTTTCGCAGGCCTTGACGCCGCGCCGCGCTGACGCAGCCAAGAAACCATATGACGACCGACGTCTGTTCCAGGCCAAACAGTGGGGAGCAGGGTTGACGTCGGCGGCTCTTGGCCGCAGTCTTGGGCCATGCGGCGATGCAAAGCGGCCTTGTCCCACAGCCCAGGCCGGCGCACAGTGGACTTTGACGCTCTAACACGGTGAGGCGAATTCCATGGGCTGGTTGACGGCATTATTGACGTCTTCGTCGGCGGTTTCGGCCGTCGCGGTACTGGGGCTTGTGGCCGCAACCGGACTGGCCCTGGGCCGCATTCCGGTTGCCGGCGTGCGCCTGGGCGTCGGCGGCGTGCTCTTTAGCGGACTGGCCGCCGGCCATTTCGGACTTGGGCTCGACCATCATGTCCTGGAATTTGTCCGGGAATTCGGGCTGATCCTTTTTGTCTACGCCATCGGGATGCAGGTCGGTCCGGGGTTTGTGGACTCGCTGCGCCGCCGGGGACTGCGGCTCAATGTCATGGCTGCGTTCATCGTCGTGTTGGGGGCCGGACTGGCTGCCGCTTTTCATCTGACCGGCCTGCTCCCCCTGCCGGTGGCCGTCGGCCTCTACAGCGGGGCCGTCACCAACACGCCCGCCCTGGCCGCCGCCTCCCAGGCCTTTGCCGAAGTGGCCCCAGCCCTGGCCGAGCACCATGTCGGACAGGCCGGACTAGGCTATGCCGTGGCCTATCCCTTCGGCATCTTCGGCATCATCTTAACCATGCTCGTGCTGCGTCGTCTCTTTCGCATCGACCCGGCCAAGGAGACGCAACAACTTGAAGCCCTGCTTCGCAGCCATGCCCCGCCGCTGACTGCCGCCACCATTGAAGTCGCCGCTCCGGCTGCGTTCGGGCTGGCCTTGTCCGGGCTGGCGGCGACGACGACCGACGGCGTGGTGGTGTCGCGGATTATGGACCACGGCACGGTGCGGGCGGCCGGGACAGACACAATCCTGACGCCGGGAATGCTGCTCCATGCTGTCGGCCGGGCGGATGCCGTCGAGGCCCTGTGCCGACAGGTCGGCCGCAGAAGCCAGGCCGATCTGCCGGCCCTGCCCGGCCCGCTGGAAGTGCGCCAGCTGATCGTCACCCGGTCGGCCGCTGTCGGACGCACCGTACCGGAACTGGGGCTGGACCAGGGACATGACGTGGCCGTCACCCGAATCATCCGCTCGGGCACGGAATTCTCCCCAGGCCCGGACGTGCCGCTGCACTGGGGCGACCGGTTGCGCTGCGTCGGCACGGCCGAAGCCCTGACCGGGGCCGAGGCCCAGGTCGGCAATTCGAGCCGGGACTTGGCCAAGCCCCACATTTTGCCCATCTTTATCGGCATCCTGCTCGGCACGGCCCTCGGCAGCATCCCCGTGCCGGTGCCGGGGCTGCCTACCAGCGTGCGCCTGGGCGTGGCCGGCGGTCCACTCCTGGTCTCCATCCTGCTGTCGCGGCTGCATCATTTCGGGGGGCTGGTCTGGTATCTGCCCCAAAGCGCCAATCTGCTGCTGCGGGAAATCGGCATCACCCTTTTTCTGTCCTGCGTGGGTCTGGCCGCCGGCAGCCGCTTCGTGGCCAGCATCGCCTCGGGTCAGGGGCTGGTCTGGTTCGCGGCCGGGGCCGTCATCACCTTCGTGCCCCTGCTCACCGCCGGCGTCATCGGCCGGGTTTTTCTGCGCTGCAACTACGCCTCGACTTGCGGGCTGCTGGCCGGTTCCATGACCGATCCCCCGGCCCTGGCCTTTGCCTCCCAGATGCTCGGCGGCGACGCCCCGGCCTCGGTCTATGC
The nucleotide sequence above comes from Desulfovibrio sp. TomC. Encoded proteins:
- a CDS encoding ATP-binding protein; the encoded protein is MPFPQRVSLKLKMFGGTMAVVLLVSAVIAILARWILVTSLNRELEQRGVAIGQSIAERASGFILDKDRANLVSLVFDAAQLGERKVLVSYIFIRDNEGRILANTFIRPFPEDLRKINPLSENREYGIDLVDFDSAQAIDIAVPVREGIYTLGAVHVGLSKSHIDSLVGKLRTTFLGFITAVTVVMFLIVLRLSNAVARPLSRLTQAADAISRGSMDAPEAMLGLSDDAVKHCQAYADTDLPCWHFDQNRADSETSSLVNSRTCRECRFYRKDGGGDEVAQLAESFSNMIWSIRLYRRRLRESEEKYRSLFDSNPDPVFVVDAGSGRILDANSQAEAVYGYGRKELSGRNVADLEPEADGGGVAGYLRDRDAPGRVLFPKLRHVRKDGNPLYVNVHACRIAYRGRDAVIVSATDITELVEKDAQLIQASKMKTLGEMSAGIAHELNQPLNAIKIGSDYLKMVVESGNSPTPAALATVTEQVSQQVDRAAGIIGHLRDFGRKSEPRLEKVDINEPIRGVFTMIGHELALQGIDITLDLLADAPIKAHANRLEQVFFNLVVNARDAMIDPRGRDRPRRLAITSRSVNGQVMVSVSDTGTGIPESERRKIFEPFFTTKQTGQGMGLGLAITYGIVRDYGGEIEVDSAPGQGSVFRLTFPAARDRPGRGA
- the fdnG gene encoding formate dehydrogenase-N subunit alpha — its product is MEWNRREFLKIAGATTAVTAFGGLGFDLKPAYAEAQAAKLKFTKQTTSVCCYCSVGCGLIASTDKDGKGRVVNIEGDPDHPINEGALCPKGASHYQLGKNDRRILKVMYRAPYSENWEEKSWDWALDRIARKVKEARDGSFTTKDSKGRVVNRCEGIASVGSAAMDNEECWIYQAMLRAMGLSYIEHQARIUHSATVAALAESFGRGAMTNHWIDIVNSDCIFIIGSNAAENHPISFKWVLRAKDKGATMIHVDPRYTRTSQHADVFARLRSGSDIPFFGGLIRYILANNLIFKDYVVNYTNASFILGDKYDFKDGLFSGFDAEKRAYDKSTWSFAKDDQGRIKKDPTLKDPRCVYQIMKAHYDRYDMKSVSAITGTPVADLQKVYQTYAATGKPEKSGTMLYAMGQTQHTVGVQNIRAMSIIQLLLGNMGVAGGGINALRGEANVQGSTDQGLLFHILPGYIPTPTAAMQTLAEYNEKNTPVTKEPQSANWWGNRPKYLASFIKSMYPNQDLDTGYSYLPKLEPGKDYSWLSLFDVMLGGAFKGFFAWGQNPAASTANSNKTREAMTKLDWMVTVNMFETETGSFWKGPGMDPKKIKTEVFYLPCAVSFEKEGSISNSGRWMQWRNVAQAPSGDSKPDGDIIYELFEKIRELYAKEGGAYPDPIKNLNWDVATNHIYDPHKVAKRINGYFLTEKTLKVGDADKTFKPGDPVPSFALLQNDGSTCSGTWVYCGSYTDKNMSARRDKSQTAMQAKIGLFPAWSWAWPVNRRVLYNRASVDPQGKPYQPDKPVIAWVNGKWEGDVPDGPWPPMADTEKGKFPFIMTGDGMGQIFGPGRNDGPLPEHYEPLECPIAENPFSKQLHNPTALKFTGPADIHASCDPRYPFICSTYRVTEHWQTGVMTRNSPWLLEAEPQMFCEMSPELATMRGIKNGEKVILDCTRGSLWAKAIVTERIQPFTVLGQTIHQVGIPWHYGWTWPKNGGDSANILCPSVGDPNTGIPETKAFMVNVRKA
- a CDS encoding ABC transporter substrate-binding protein, which encodes MRGLAVLAACVVTVVLAACSGESSPEKGATSTPGVTSDTVTIGCSLPLTGHASYLGKQTLYGAQAYLNAVNEAGGVAGRTIKLITLDDGYDPPRCVANTQQLIVEDRVFCLFSYVGTPTTAKIIPLLEEARVPLVGSFTGADVLRFPFRRYIVNIRASYYQETAAAVDHLVSDLGFDRVAVLYQYDAYGFDGLKGTEMALKSLGLAPVARGSYIRGTMDVEEGVGRLLEANPQAIVMIGTYGPCAKAIKLARARGYRGLFYAVSFVGADEIARILGPGDDTPLLMSQVAPPPDLPEAAALLTGVMDYARLLARSFPEERPNVVGLEGFINARVLVEGLRRAGRELTREHFLDAIESITNFSVGIASPVSFAKDRHQGLERVYFTRFDHGHFQMVTDWGRIKEILAASAKMTSVPTELDGAGGPGAVGSDR
- a CDS encoding 4Fe-4S dicluster domain-containing protein, whose amino-acid sequence is MNGKSFFVDLSRCTGCRGCQIACKQWKNKPVEQTENTGSHQNPPDLSWQTLKVVRFTETTIDDTFQWLFFPDQCRHCLDAPCKMVGDSEVPDAIVQDPETGAVVFTEKCKGLNAQGVREACPYDIPRVDAATKLMYKCDLCNDRIHAGMVPSCVKTCPTGTMNFGDRDEMLAMARERLGKLKVKFPKAELVDADSVRVIFLCPFPPSAYYKYVQFGDAGPRPLSRKAFLAKVMRPLRVLG